In one Lolium rigidum isolate FL_2022 chromosome 3, APGP_CSIRO_Lrig_0.1, whole genome shotgun sequence genomic region, the following are encoded:
- the LOC124703189 gene encoding ferritin-1, chloroplastic-like — protein sequence MLLGIAPSPAAVAAASQLSASVPPPASARLPFAKGSTVACRAAAKGRKEEVLVSGVMFQPFEELKGELSLVPQAGGQSLARQKFVDESEAALNEQINVEYNASYAYHSLYAYFDRDNVALKGFAKFFKQSSEEEREHAEKLMEYQNRRGGRVRLQSIVTPVTEFDHSEKGDALYAMELALALEKLVNEKLHNLHTVATRCNDPQLTDFVESQFLQEQVEAVKKISEYVTQLRRIGKGHGVWHFDRMLLGA from the exons ATGCTTCTCGGTATCGCGCCGTctccggccgccgtcgccgcggctAGCCAGCTCTCCGCGTCAGTCCCGCCGCCCGCTTCCGCGAGGTTGCCGTTCGCGAAAGGGTCCACGGTGGCGTGCAGGGCGGCAGCCAAGGGGAGGAAGGAGGAGGTGCTCGTCAGCGGGGTGATGTTCCAGCCCTTCGAGGAGCTCAAGGGGGAGCTCTCGCTCGTGCCGCAGGCCGGCGGCCAGTCGCTCGCCAGGCAAAAGTTCGTCGACGAATCCGAGGCCGCCCTCAACGAGCAGATCAA CGTGGAGTACAATGCCTCGTACGCGTACCACTCCCTCTACGCCTACTTCGACCGCGACAATGTCGCCCTCAAGGGCTTTGCCAA GTTCTTCAAGCAATCGAGCGAGGAGGAAAGGGAGCACGCTGAGAAGCTCATGGAGTACCAG AACAGACGTGGAGGGAGGGTGAGGCTCCAGTCCATTGTGACCCCAGTAACAGAGTTCGACCACTCAGAGAAAGGCGATGCTCTGTATG CAATGGAGCTGGCTCTAGCTCTTGAAAAACTGGTGAATGAGAAGCTGCACAACCTGCACACT GTAGCAACAAGGTGCAACGACCCTCAGCTGACCGACTTTGTTGAGAGCCAGTTCCTTCAAGAACAG GTTGAAGCCGTGAAGAAGATCTCGGAGTACGTGACTCAGCTGAGGAGAATCGGCAAGGGGCACG GGGTGTGGCACTTTGATCGGATGCTGCTTGGGGCCTGA